A genomic window from Peromyscus maniculatus bairdii isolate BWxNUB_F1_BW_parent chromosome 1, HU_Pman_BW_mat_3.1, whole genome shotgun sequence includes:
- the LOC143273144 gene encoding insulin growth factor-like family member 3, which yields MFISHSSQLKSSLYHDCRLQLHSLTRTMVLKNFGIILIPILLFTNSGAAESHTSPTLSHTGLLLCQPVPMCGDRIYIPSQQCCVDDAILPFNLTRNCGTADCPYWPCFELCCSESYGSHPKFLIKLKLQGEKSHCSSSPISWNCASRNILQKRYPRKSTFY from the exons ATGTTTATCAGCCACAGCTCACAATTGAAGTCTTCACTCTACCACGACTGCCGCTTACAGCTCCATAGCCTAACCAGAACCATGGTGCTCAAGAACTTTG GCATCATCCTCATTCCCATACTCCTATTCACAAACTCAGGAGCTGCAGAATCTCACACATCCCCAACTCTCTCACATACTGGCTTATTGCTGTGCCAGCCAGTACCCATGTGTGGGGACAGGATCTACATCCCCTCGCAGCAGTGTTGTGTGGATGATGCCATCTTGCCCTTTAACCTGACTCGAAACTGTGGTACTGCTGACTGCCCCTATTGGCCCTGCTTTGAACTCTGCTGTTCAGAGTCTTATGGCTCCCATCCGAAATTTCTCATCAAGCTGAAACTTCAGGGGGAGAAATCCCATTGCAGTTCATCCCCCATCTCTTGGAACTGTGCCAG CAGAAACATTTTACAGAAGAGATATCCAAGAAAATCCACTTTTTATTAG